A single genomic interval of Corylus avellana chromosome ca10, CavTom2PMs-1.0 harbors:
- the LOC132163046 gene encoding uncharacterized protein LOC132163046, giving the protein MAATIHAIDGTHVKACVQSENIVPYRSRKSTITQNVVCVVDFDLCFAYVYARWEGSTHDSRIFQECIEDPTALFPMPVEDYFYLVDSAYGCYKGFLPPHRNERYHLEDFRRGQRRPKNAIELFNYRHSSLRSAVERTFGVWKARFPIFDNMHPYPIENQRLFVVACCAVHNFIRKDCGADDPLFCDALTTHYGQHWIDVSQLPTMTPVPYVAHGAPPDRTRESKEMMIIVREAMTSHMWETANEE; this is encoded by the exons ATGGCCGCTACTATCCATG CGATTGACGGCACTCATGTTAAAGCGTGCGTTCAAAGTGAGAACATTGTGCCCTACAGAAGCAGGAAGTCCACAATAACACAGAATGTTGTGTGCGTCGTTGACTTCGACCTTTGCTTCGCATACGTTTATGCTAGATGGGAGGGCAGCACTCATGACTCGCGGATTTTCCAGGAGTGCATCGAGGATCCCACCGCTCTTTTCCCTATGCCGGTCGAAG ATTACTTTTACTTGGTTGACTCGGCCTATGGATGCTACAAGGGATTTTTACCCCCGCATCGCAATGAGCGATACCATTTGGAAGATTTCCGCCGCGGTCAACGTCGTCCGAAGAATGCAATAGAATTGTTTAATTATAGGCATTCCTCATTACGATCAGCTGTGGAAAGAACGTTTGGAGTTTGGAAAGCCCGATTCCCTATCTTCGACAATATGCATCCATACCCGATTGAGAACCAACGACTATTTGTGGTCGCATGTTGCGCCGTACACAACTTCATTCGCAAAGACTGCGGTGCTGATGATCCACTATTTTGTGATGCCCTAACGACGCATTATGGGCAACATTGGATCGACGTCTCGCAATTGCCTACCATGACACCTGTTCCATACGTCGCGCATGGAGCACCACCAGACCGAACCCGCGAAAGCAAggaaatgatgattatagtccGAGAGGCAATGACCTCTCACATGTGGGAAACCGCGAATGAAGAGTAA